The Halobacterium litoreum genome includes a region encoding these proteins:
- a CDS encoding HD domain-containing protein translates to MTTIKDSVHDHIEVEGVAADLLDTPPVQRLRRITQLGTVSLVYPSANHTRFEHSLGVYHLADRALDHLDIGGKRAERVRAAAVLHDVGHSPFSHNVEGVVERHTGKRHDDVDGLLAEGRVARVLDDHDLDPANIASLVAGDGELAQLVAGELDVDRMDYLVRDAHHTGVPYGTIDHERLLRALTFIDGELVLDEGNVQTAESLLLARALMNPTVYSHHVARISKSMLRRATERLLDTTEMTAEQLRRMDDHELSVALRSHDETAETGTRLAERDLFKRAVWAEMGDVDDDVVGADHDAVREFERDIAADAGVEPEHVVLDVRGEPSMRESTTGVLVGGEVRRLDEQSTLVNALQVAQREQWRLGVYAPADGVESVGKATERVLGLETEGALVTEVNTPGRYASLDDF, encoded by the coding sequence ATGACCACCATCAAGGACAGCGTCCACGACCACATCGAGGTCGAGGGCGTCGCGGCGGACTTACTGGACACACCACCGGTCCAGCGACTCCGCCGCATCACGCAGTTGGGGACCGTGAGCCTCGTCTACCCGTCGGCCAACCACACGCGCTTCGAGCACTCCCTGGGCGTCTACCACCTCGCCGACCGCGCGCTCGACCACCTCGACATCGGCGGAAAGCGCGCCGAGCGCGTGCGCGCCGCCGCCGTCCTCCACGACGTGGGACACTCGCCGTTCAGCCACAACGTCGAGGGCGTCGTGGAGCGCCACACCGGGAAGCGACACGACGACGTGGACGGACTGCTCGCCGAGGGCCGCGTCGCTCGCGTCCTCGACGACCACGACCTCGACCCCGCGAACATCGCGTCGCTCGTCGCCGGCGACGGCGAACTCGCGCAACTGGTGGCGGGCGAACTGGACGTCGACCGGATGGACTACCTGGTGCGGGACGCCCACCACACCGGCGTTCCCTACGGCACCATCGACCACGAGCGCCTGCTTCGCGCGCTCACGTTCATCGACGGTGAACTGGTGCTCGACGAGGGGAACGTCCAGACCGCCGAGAGCCTCCTGCTGGCGCGCGCGCTGATGAACCCCACCGTCTACAGCCACCACGTCGCGCGCATCTCGAAGTCGATGCTCCGCCGGGCGACCGAACGCCTACTGGACACCACGGAGATGACCGCCGAACAACTCCGGCGGATGGACGACCACGAACTGTCTGTGGCGCTCCGGTCCCACGACGAGACGGCCGAGACGGGGACGCGACTCGCGGAACGCGACCTGTTCAAGCGCGCCGTGTGGGCCGAGATGGGCGACGTCGACGACGACGTGGTGGGCGCCGACCACGACGCGGTCCGCGAGTTCGAGCGCGACATCGCGGCAGACGCCGGCGTCGAACCCGAGCACGTCGTCCTCGACGTGCGCGGCGAGCCGTCGATGCGGGAGTCGACGACGGGCGTGCTCGTCGGCGGCGAGGTCCGGCGGCTGGACGAGCAGTCGACGCTCGTGAACGCCCTGCAGGTCGCCCAGCGCGAGCAGTGGCGCCTCGGCGTCTACGCGCCCGCCGACGGCGTCGAGAGCGTCGGGAAGGCGACCGAGCGCGTGCTCGGCCTGGAGACGGAGGGCGCGCTCGTGACGGAAGTGAACACGCCCGGCCGGTACGCCTCACTCGACGACTTCTGA
- a CDS encoding amidohydrolase family protein produces the protein MELSGTVLWGDEYEPVQGTLVVEDGEIVRLDEEYVESEDIVLPAFVNAHTHIGDSIAKEAGRGLTLEELVAPPDGLKHRLLREADREELVEGMARSLSFMQSTGTAATLEFREGGVAGVHALREAAEAADVDVFAFGRDDPDVVDVADGFGASGAADGEFGKERNAAREAGKPFAIHAGEVDASDINPALDLDPDLLVHMVHAEELHLDRVEDKEIPVAVCPRSNLVTDVGLPPVRDLLDRTSVALGTDNVMTNSPSMFREMEFVSKCCDVEAPEVLRMATRAGAEVVGANYGTIEAGREARLLVLDGDSDNLAGVRDPVRAAVRRAGASDVKRVVSP, from the coding sequence ATGGAACTCTCCGGCACCGTCCTCTGGGGCGACGAGTACGAGCCCGTACAGGGAACGCTCGTCGTCGAGGACGGCGAAATCGTGCGGTTGGACGAGGAGTACGTGGAGTCCGAGGACATCGTGTTGCCGGCGTTCGTGAACGCGCACACCCACATCGGGGACTCGATAGCGAAGGAGGCCGGGCGCGGTCTCACGCTCGAAGAACTGGTGGCGCCGCCGGATGGTCTGAAACACCGCCTGCTCCGGGAGGCCGACCGCGAGGAATTGGTCGAGGGGATGGCGCGCTCGCTGTCGTTCATGCAGTCCACGGGCACCGCGGCGACACTCGAATTCCGAGAGGGCGGCGTGGCGGGTGTCCACGCGCTCCGAGAGGCCGCCGAGGCCGCCGACGTGGACGTGTTCGCGTTCGGCCGGGACGACCCGGACGTCGTCGACGTGGCCGACGGCTTCGGCGCGAGCGGCGCGGCCGACGGCGAGTTCGGGAAGGAGCGCAACGCCGCGCGGGAGGCCGGCAAGCCCTTCGCCATCCACGCGGGCGAGGTGGACGCCTCGGACATCAACCCCGCGCTGGACCTCGACCCGGACCTGCTCGTCCACATGGTCCACGCCGAGGAACTGCACTTGGACCGCGTCGAAGACAAGGAGATTCCGGTGGCGGTGTGCCCGCGGTCGAACCTCGTGACCGACGTCGGCCTGCCGCCGGTCCGCGACCTCCTCGACCGGACGTCGGTGGCGCTCGGGACGGACAACGTGATGACGAACAGCCCGTCGATGTTCCGGGAGATGGAGTTCGTCTCGAAGTGCTGTGACGTCGAGGCGCCCGAGGTGCTGCGGATGGCGACGCGGGCGGGCGCCGAGGTGGTCGGCGCGAACTACGGCACAATCGAGGCCGGCCGGGAGGCCCGACTGCTCGTGTTGGACGGCGACTCGGACAACCTCGCGGGCGTCCGCGACCCGGTGCGGGCGGCGGTGCGGCGGGCCGGCGCGAGCGACGTGAAACGCGTCGTTTCTCCCTGA